The stretch of DNA ACTGAAGATAGACAGGGAAATGGGAAAACTAGCTCTTGCAGCAATAGTGAGCTCATGGGTTGTTCCTATCACCATAATGGTTAATCACATAGTTCCCAAGCCATATATGGTAAGAAAAAGTTTAATAACTTGGGGAACGGACAGTTGCTTATATTACCATTGGTTCAATATAATTGATATCCATGATTTGCAGGATGAGATATTTCATATACCACAGGCTCAGCAGTACTGCAAGGGAAATTTTGGAAGTTGGGACCCTATGATTACCACCCCTCCTGGCCTGTATGTCGTGTTATCTCTTTGCTTTCCCCCTGTCTCCATCTCTACGAAATATTTGATCTCAATAGCATATATGTTACTACTTTTCTGTAATGAACAAAGCATTTTGATATTAAACTGCCTATGGAGGTTAGTTCAGCTGATAACGAACAACTCAAGAAAGCACTTTGCTTGAAAGGCATAGGTTAAATTCTATTTCTCACTTCTGGTGATCTCCCATGTTAAGCGATTGCTAGATACTACTATAAATCCTCACTGAAGCATGCAGCATATTTTGACCTTTGAATGGGGTAGCTCCCTCCCCCCCCCAATACACttaaaccaaaagaaaaaaatgaataaaaaacagCTTATGTATGATGTAATGAAAAGGAAATGGAAAGAACACATGATAGGATGAAGAATAGAAAATATGAAATCATTCATAAACAGTTAATTAGATAGTATATACCAACTTGTGGCTTGTGCAGAACTTTCATTTGGTTGTACTGTATAATAGTTTTTGTAACGGTGTACTGAATATATTTCACAGTAAGCACTTGGAAAAGATGCGGTTATACTATAGGAATATATGATCTGAAATTTGGATATTTTCTGGACATGATGGgactttttattgatttatcgGCATCtttaagtataaatttttttgtctgCTTCGNNNNNNNNNNNNNNNNNNNNNNNNNNNNNNNNNNNNNNNNNNNNNNNNNNNNNNNNNNNNNNNNNNNNNNNNNNNNNNNNNNNNNNNNNNNNNNNNNNNNNNNNNNNNNNNNNNNNNNNNNNNNNNNNNNNNNNNNNNNNNNNNNNNNNNNNNNNNNNNNNNNNNNNNNNNNNNNNNNNNNNNNNNNNNNNNNNNNNNNNNNNNNNNNNNNNNNNNNNNNNNNNNNNNNNNNNNNNNNAGGAATTGCAGTTGGTGACATTTGATAAATGTGTGGACAAGAGTTGTTCGGGGTATCATTTCAACTGTAAACAAATATCATTAACACTCTTGAAGCTTCATCCCTGTATTCAAGTGAATAAACTCCTAATATAGCAATTTATAATTGACGGTTGTTTTGTTTGGTCTAACTGTTTAAGTGATTAGTTAATAAATGAAGAGTCATACTAATGGAAACAACCGTAAGGTTAtgtaatgaatatatatatatatataatgcttaATTGAAGGAGTAAATACTAAATGCACATCTGGGAAAGATATTGAGCCgttttgaataattaaaagttGTGGATGTTTGCTAAATTCTTTGTAAATTATCTGGCTCTGCTATAAGGTAATATATGGACTACTGCTAAAATTTGAGGATCAAGAGTTTGAGTGAACAAACAATTTTACCTAGATGAATATTATCAACAACTCAATATAAGTTATCTAAAGGATAATGTAGTATCAAATACCACTGTTGATCTTTCCAATATAAAAACTTCTGCAGGTACTATCTTTCACTTGCCCATATTGCTTCTTTGTTTCCAGGCCTTTACTGTGTAGAAGCTGTTTCATCATTTTCTGATCTGTGCTCTGCTTCCATTCTTCGATCAATCAATGGTGTCTTAGCTGTCATATGCAGCATAATTCTGTATGAAATTATTATTCACTTGAAGCCAACACTTGGTGACAGAAAGGCGATGCTTCATGCAGTTGTCCTATCCCTGTACCCCCTTCACTGGTTCTTCACTTTTCTTTATTATACAGACGTTGCATCCGTTACTGCAGTGCTGGCTATGTATCTTGCAAGTTTGAAAAAGAATTATTGGTTTAGTGCATTGGTAAGGTATATCTAGACTTTTATGTTGCAAGCATGTATATAAATAGATGTCTAGCTTTTTTTCCGATGTATATAAGttcctttattttaatatcatGTGATTACTGAAACAGATGCCTACTGTTTATAACTTGATATTTGTTACTGAATGTACTTACTAGACAGACCTCATTTGTTTCTTATTATGATCGATTGTACTTATAACTAAGGGAAGAAAgtatattcttattattattggaAGACCcaataaattcataatataCGAAATTAATACCTCATGGTCATCTGAGTTCAGAAAAAActtcataaaaatttatttttgtactacgtgaattagttttattttcgtAGCTATTATTAGTTCAATGGATCTTTTCTATACTTTTTCTGTTGTATGCTTGTTTTTTTCTGTTGTATGCTTGTTTCTATTGACTTGGTTTCTTGAATTTGGTTTGCATGACTCTTGGTACTTGTAAATTCTTATATAATCTACAAAATGAGGAAGCTCAAAGGAGAAACCCTTCAATCCTTCACCATTAGCGTTGAGATTgtaaagatattaaaaatatttttgtgctGATAACTTTATTGAGGAATGAGAAGGAGGTCTTttgaatcaatattttttttcttttgctttttaTGTATGTTGATGAATAGGTTTAGACACTTCCTATGTATGGATTATTTTACCTTTAACATCATATATAGATAATTCTTTATGTAATTCTATTTCATAGAGTGGCTGTAATAAGTCCAATATTGTCTATGTAGGTTGGAGCCTTTGCAGTTGTTGTTCgacaaacaaatattatatggGTCCTTTTTGTTGCATGCATTGGTATAATAGACATTTCTCTGATGCATGGAAAGGGCAATGGAAGGAAAGCCAAGTCAGATGTATCAATTGAGCATGATTTCACATATTCTACTGGTACGAGTGCAAAGAGTTTAGATCTAAAAAGGCGAAAGTCTGTAAATACTGCTAAGCACTCTTTGCCTAAGCCAAGGGCATCTACTCCTCGCTATTCATCAGGTTTGCTTATACATGTTTAGGAAAACCGCAAGGTCTCTTTTATGCTCatacataaaaacataaaatatttataaccaaGTTCATGGCAGATAATTCACCCATCCCACTCCCTACCCCCATATTGTGCAAAacataaatacatatattaatattattttgcaGGTTTGGTTGATGAAATTTACACAGTCCTTTTAACATTATGGCGTATGAAGTGGGAGCTTTTAATTTCATTTAGCCCCTTTCTCTTGGTGTTGATGGCCTTTGTTATATTTGTCTATTGGAATGGAAGTATTGTTCTGGGTAACATTCGTTTTCTTGTTATCCCTTGTGATCTTTTTGGCCAATAAAACCCTCTTTCTAATGTATTCTACTGATACTGCAGGTGCAAAAGAAGCACATGCTGTTACCCCTCATTTTGCTCAGAtactttattttagtttagtttCTGTTTTGGCTCAGGCTCCCATGCATCTCACTTTCACCCATGTTGTGGACCTGTTTCAATCGTTTTGGAGACGTAGGCCCCTTAGTTACATTCAGATGTTCCTGGCCCTTATTGCTGGCATTTTCTCTGTACACTTTTTCAGGTTACATCAGTCTCATATCACTGATTTAACTGGCTAGCAGAATCTGTATTTGATTTTTCAGTGATATACTGCATGTTCTGGTGAATTCCGTCTGATTTGTCTGATACAGTAAAATTTGAAGCTCATATTTCCAAAAGCATTTTATTAGTACATtatattctttattttcattttcatttgataTCATATCAAGTGATAAATTATCCTTGCATGTTGCATAAATCTTTGAACACTTACTCACGCAGCTCAACTCAATCTAAATCTCTAATTCGAGAAAATTAatacttatgatgcattctaAGACTTGATTAATCTCAATTGTTTTGTTGAATGTATTTGCATTGATTTTTGCAGTGTAGCTCATCCATACCTTCTTGCCGATAACCGGCATTACCCTTTCTATCTCTGGAGGAAAGTCATCATGGCTCACTGGTCAATTAAATATCTTCTGGTGCCAGTTTACGTGTATTCATGGCTTTCAATCATTCATATGTTGGGTTAGTACATTGCCAAACAGAGTATTTTGTTTGGTTCAATTGCTTTTGGCGTTATAactagaaaaattatatttagacgCATAAATTTGACATCAAATTTCGAcaagaaattaatttattaacacGGTTCAAATATGTGGTTAATTACATTCAACAAATGGTTAACGAATGTAGTAAAGTGTCGCAACTCACTAATCATTTACTTAACTCAATGAACCACGATTTTAAATGTCATTGAACCCAATTTTGAAATGTGTATTTGAACACAAATTGTGTTTAATGAATAGCATGTATATTTGAACAACTGAAAATCATGTATATTTGAACGCAATTTGGATGATTAATAGATATATGTATATTTGAATGTCTGAAAATCATGGTTAATAATGTTCATAATCATGGTTATTTGTGTTTAATGAATGGTTAATGAGTTGCGACACCTTATTGTATTCATTAACCATCTTCTAAACGTTATGAACCACATTTAAACTGTCTTAACAATTTAAGACGTTATTGAAATTTGATGTGAAAAAAACATAACTCTtattactattttcttttctcaaACAGGGAAAGTTAGAAGTAAATTATGGATATTGGCATTCTTCTTGGCTACAGCTGCTGTTCTTGTACCAGCTCCACTCATAGAGTTCAGATATTACAGTATCCCATTATATTTCTTGGTGCTGCATTGTAACATTAGGGATGATCAACATTGGCTTCTTACAGGGATGCTATATGTTGGTGTCAATATCTTTACAATGATGATGTTTTTGTTTCGGCCATTTCATTGGGATCATGAGCCTGGGATTCAAAGGTTTATATGGTGACTTAATTTATCaggaaaaaaggaaaacaaaaaagcCTTGCTTTATTTAATGTGCCATTTTTAGTTAGTGAAAACGTAGTGCTATGTTTTTTGTGCCcatataatttttgaaaacattatacaaaatgacattttaaataaaaaccataaattCTAAGTTCGTAGGAAACTAAATCCCCAGCTCTGCACCAATCGCCCCTGCAATGTGTGCTTGCTTCTTGCTTTGTATACACCATGCCGCTTTAGCCAAAACTTTACCttcgtcatttttttaatatcttaaaaaaattgaaaaatgttaaaccattgtttttgaaaatatatttttccttctttatcTTCTATttactgtattttttttttttacagaattCTATCATAATTATTCACTACATGTcttgttttaaaaaagtaaacGGGACCTATCCCATTTATGTTGCTAAAAGGAGAGGTTAGCCATATCTGGATGCCCAAATATAATCACTACAAGTGTGATCAATAGATTCTACTTTCTTACGACATATTGGACAAGTTAGAAGGCACAAAACCAGTCTTATCTAAAGTTTCATTTCAACTAGGATGGCTTCCTAAAGAATTTTCCATAATAGATGGATTTTTTGGGGGATATTCCACCTCTATATTACGGACCAACATGTGTTTTCTATATTTTGACTTTGAGAAGCTGATTCTAAAGCCATGTTTACTTTGGGAAAATAAtacgtttttatttttgtaaagtgTGTTTATTTCTTAAAGTTAAACtacattttttaaagtaaaaaaagaatttttttaaatatttttaaaataataaaatgatattattaaatttaaattttacattaCTAAAATTTCTCACATCTATATATCACTAAAACGATTGTGATAtcataaaattgaaattcaaattgaaaaagaggacaaaatatcaataattttgaaaattaaggAATACAAATTTACagatataaaaagtaaaagaaaccaaaattatgattttgataaaataaaatactaaaattacatttaagttaaataattaataaacttttagatattattttttttttgtaagcttctaaatatttaatttactcgAGAtacatttaagaaaaaaatttaactagAGATAACAATTCAAAAGACTCCCTTACTACGTAATAAATCAAACTTAAATACATTTTAGTTCTTCTATTTTAATCGAGTTAAGAGTGAGACTAAAATAAGAAGTCAATGGAGGCAGTCACAAATTCCTTAAATTTGGTATTTAAGGTTTATCTAATTCAACTTCCCCTCATTTTAATTTcccttttttatatttgttatgttttaattaagtttcaaataaaaaaaaattatttaaatattttatttaattttaaaacaataaatattgaCATGACTTCCACTTAATCATATTATTCATACCACATTCTGATAGGATCCTAATAGTCATGGTTTACTTTAAGGATTGTTCAaggtcggaaacttacaaatttgagtgaaaatcgcgtaTAACTAGAGACCGCGGTAAACGGCGCTGCGAAACTCCAATTCTGCTGATTCCAAAACGAGGTGAAAGGTGACGTTCCAaaacgcaagttaggcttttgaatcagTGAAAACTagtatatagaactcgagatatgaatgCAGATTACTGATCACGAAAATTGGAAGAATTTgagtattagggtttgatgtaaaggaaactcaatattattattcagcaaagAAACCAAGAACAAAATTGGTGCCACAATCTAAGGATTGATAAACCAagaagaacgccacaaggattaacaaccttgataagttcaacatgaattctttcaagaactctagagagcaaagcctcacaaaaacaatattccaaaaaatctccttaaaaaaaataagggtttgcctTTTATAATGGCAACTCCTAAAAAGTTCTCTAAATTTGGCCCAACTGAAATTTTTACAGTTACACCCAAATTTCTTATTAATTCAGtctattactttaattaaaactaatattaaaatttgataacacaTAGATGCCGCCTTCATTCattaacttcttcaatttgggttAAACAATTGACTATCTTGGGCTTCAATTCTTCATGAGTTGTACTTGCTTCAAATAAAGTGGTTATCAAGTTATTTAAAACCTATTTCGCCTTCTTTGACCTTGCTCTTGTCATTGGGGTTTCAAGACCTTGAATATCCTCTAGGCTTTCTTCCTTGGTTATGCATTCTATGTCCTCATCATTCCCTCCTTCTTGAACTGAATTTACCCTCAAATTGCAATCTTCTTCAGCTCTGTTTGGCCGTCAGTTTGTGGGTGGCAAGTCGTGGAAAAGAGAAGTTTAGTTCCAAGCTTACCCCAAAGTGTCCTCCAAAAGTGACTAATGAATTTAGTGTCTCGGTCACTCACACTGCTTCTGAGTACACCATGAAGTCTAACTACTTCTTTAAAGAACAAATCTGCCACGTGACAAGCATCATCCACTTTTCTGCAAGGTATAAAGTGAGCCATCTTGGAGAATCTGTCCACCACCACAAAAATTGAATCTTTTTTGCTCTTAGACCGAGGAAGACCTAAAACAAAATCCATAGAAATATCAATCCAAGGGGAGTTAGGTATTGGTAAAGGAGTATACAAACCATGAGGCATAACTTTAGACTTAGATTTCTTACAAACAATGCATCTTTCACACAATTTGCGTACATCGTGTTTCATGTGTGGCCAATAAAAATGTTCATGCAACATGTATAAAGTCTTTTGTACTCCAAAATGTCTCATTAATCCTCTCTCATGTGCTTCCTTCACAAGCAAATCCCTAATGGAACCTTTCGGCACACATAACctcttttctttaaataaatagtcaTTATTCTTAAAATATCCATTTTGGGCAGCATGCACAcaagatttatatatttgagaaaAGTCGGGATCATGTTCATACAATTCCTTAATTACCTCAAAACCAATAAACTTAGTTTCAAGAGTAGAGAACAAAACATACCTTCTTGAAAGTGCATCAGCAACAACATTTGACTTACCTTTTTTATGCTTGAACACGTACTGAAATTGCTCAAGAAATTCAACCCACTTGGCATGTCTCTTGTTGATCTTACCTTGACTCTTTAAATACTTCAATGATTCGTGATCACTATGTATTACAAATTCCTTTGGTAAAAGATAGTGCTGCCATGTTTGTAGTGCTCTCACTAATGCATACAATTCTTTATCATATGTAGAGTAATTAAGGGCAGCACCATTAAGTTTCTCACTAAAATAAGCAATGGGATGCCCCTCTTGCATCAGAACAACCCATATCCCCACATTTGATGCAtcacattcaatttcaaaagatTTAAGGAAATTAGGCAATGAAAGAATAGGTGCATGAGTCAATTTTTCTTTTAGGGTAGCAAATGCTTGTTCTTGTTTTTCACCCCATTTAAATCCCACATTCTTTTTAATCACTTCATTTAAAGGTGCAGCTAATGTACTAAAATCTTTAACAAACCTCCTATAGAAACTAGCTAAGCCATGAAAGCTTCTTACCTCGTTAACATTCTTAGGAGTTGGCCACTCTTGAATAGCTTTGACCTTTTCTTGATCAACCTGCACTCCCTGTGAGCTAATAACAAAACCAAGAAAAACTACATGATTTGtatataaaacacatttttccaTGTTTGCATACAATTTCTCACGCCTAAGAGCTTCCAACACACTTCTCAAATGCAAAAGATGATCATCGTAAGATTTGCTATAAATCAAAATGTCATCAAAGTAGACCACAACAAATTTCCCTAGAAACTCCCTTAACACATGGTTCATCAACCTCATGAAAGTGCGAGGCGCATTTGTTAGTCCAAAGGGCATGACAACCAATTCATAAAAgccatattttgttttaaaggcTGTTTTCCATTCATCTCCTTCTATAATCATAATTTGATGATATCCActtttaatatcaatttttgaaaacacaCAAGCACCATGCAATTCATCCAACAAATCATCTAATCTAGGAATGGGATGTCTATACTTTACCGTGATATTATTGATGGCTCTACCTGAATAGCTTTCACATTTTCTTGATCAACCTACACTCCCTGTGAGCTAATAATAAAACCAAGAAAAACTACATGATTTGtatataaaacacatttttccaTGTTTGCATACAATTTCTCATGCCTAAGAGCTTCCAACACACTTCTCAAATGCAAAATATGATCATCGTAAGATTTGCTATAAATCAAAATGTCATCAAAGTATACCACAACAAATTTCCCTAGAAACTCCCTTAACacatggttcatcaatctcatGAAAGTGCTAGGCGCATTTGTTAGTCCAAAAGGCATGACTAACCATTCATACAAgccatattttgtttttaaggcTGTTTTCCATTCATCTCCTTCTCTAATCCTAATTTGATGATATCCACTTTTAAGATCAACTTTTGAAAACACACAAGCACTATGCAATTCATCCAACAAATCATCTAATCTAGGAATGGGATGTATATACTTTACCGTGATATTATTGATGGCTCTACAATCAGTGCACATCCTCCAAGTTCCATCTTTATTAGGTACAAGAATAACGGGGACTGCACATGGACTTAAGCTCTCTTGCACTCATCCCTTTTGCATCAAGTCTTCAACTTGCCTTTGGATTTCTTGGGTCTCTTGGGGGTTAGCTCTATATGCTGGCCTATTGGGCAATGAAACACCTGGAATAAGATCAATTTGATGTTCTATACCTCTTATAGGTGGTAGGCCTTGAGGAACCTATTTGGGAATTACATCTTCAAAATCCTGCAATAAAGAAACAACTTCACTAGGAAAAGAATTGGTAAGATCTGCAACCTTTAAGTCACTCTCCTTGCTTAAAAGCAATAGCATTGGCTTTTTTAATTGCATAGCCTTTTTaacctctttttcttttatgaacaaattttgtgtttttctctctttcttttcattctctttttcttttccctcttttttttgactatttttttcttttctctctttttttcttttctctctcattTTGGATTCATCCTCA from Cicer arietinum cultivar CDC Frontier isolate Library 1 chromosome 3, Cicar.CDCFrontier_v2.0, whole genome shotgun sequence encodes:
- the LOC101502941 gene encoding dol-P-Glc:Glc(2)Man(9)GlcNAc(2)-PP-Dol alpha-1,2-glucosyltransferase isoform X1; this encodes MGKLALAAIVSSWVVPITIMVNHIVPKPYMDEIFHIPQAQQYCKGNFGSWDPMITTPPGLYYLSLAHIASLFPGLYCVEAVSSFSDLCSASILRSINGVLAVICSIILYEIIIHLKPTLGDRKAMLHAVVLSLYPLHWFFTFLYYTDVASVTAVLAMYLASLKKNYWFSALVGAFAVVVRQTNIIWVLFVACIGIIDISLMHGKGNGRKAKSDVSIEHDFTYSTGTSAKSLDLKRRKSVNTAKHSLPKPRASTPRYSSGLVDEIYTVLLTLWRMKWELLISFSPFLLVLMAFVIFVYWNGSIVLGAKEAHAVTPHFAQILYFSLVSVLAQAPMHLTFTHVVDLFQSFWRRRPLSYIQMFLALIAGIFSVHFFSVAHPYLLADNRHYPFYLWRKVIMAHWSIKYLLVPVYVYSWLSIIHMLGKVRSKLWILAFFLATAAVLVPAPLIEFRYYSIPLYFLVLHCNIRDDQHWLLTGMLYVGVNIFTMMMFLFRPFHWDHEPGIQRFIW
- the LOC101502941 gene encoding dol-P-Glc:Glc(2)Man(9)GlcNAc(2)-PP-Dol alpha-1,2-glucosyltransferase isoform X2; translated protein: MEVSSADNEQLKKALCLKGIGLYCVEAVSSFSDLCSASILRSINGVLAVICSIILYEIIIHLKPTLGDRKAMLHAVVLSLYPLHWFFTFLYYTDVASVTAVLAMYLASLKKNYWFSALVGAFAVVVRQTNIIWVLFVACIGIIDISLMHGKGNGRKAKSDVSIEHDFTYSTGTSAKSLDLKRRKSVNTAKHSLPKPRASTPRYSSGLVDEIYTVLLTLWRMKWELLISFSPFLLVLMAFVIFVYWNGSIVLGAKEAHAVTPHFAQILYFSLVSVLAQAPMHLTFTHVVDLFQSFWRRRPLSYIQMFLALIAGIFSVHFFSVAHPYLLADNRHYPFYLWRKVIMAHWSIKYLLVPVYVYSWLSIIHMLGKVRSKLWILAFFLATAAVLVPAPLIEFRYYSIPLYFLVLHCNIRDDQHWLLTGMLYVGVNIFTMMMFLFRPFHWDHEPGIQRFIW